One window of Microtus pennsylvanicus isolate mMicPen1 chromosome X, mMicPen1.hap1, whole genome shotgun sequence genomic DNA carries:
- the LOC142840197 gene encoding protein PPP4R3C1-like, whose protein sequence is MDGGFHSVKVYTMKEDEQWELICSGQISTKYIGRLESVCLLVHSELDGSRLIESKINPDVTYKKYQTNLIIWTDANNKTMALCFSEPDGCQDIWNDICQALGKDPSDSIPQELTEENDNFQELSQIENLFQMPNCELGKLDNIADLFNIVEESPCLKERLALLLESEDYIKKLLEMFHTCEEQQNMESLQVLHVIIKGILFLNNSRLFNIMFSEEYVMDVIGCLEYDPSLDQPYQHRKFLTESAKFKEVMPITHSKLKQKIHQTYRMQYIHDILLPVSTKFQEDWLSDLTSFIFSNKIEIISMLHEDEMFLYEAFRELKDTTVSDERRSELLFFFKEFFEFAKILSFHKKDVLLKTVIKLGIMSALKVSVCIQDNQIKVAALDIFTYLVEFNPRIVRVYAVEEAEDSENEDDLLLNIMIKQIICDPDPESSHVLSLTAVLRALLDPQNMFVTANRYERREFLNYFYGHCIDKLAAPILSITGQNDSGDNIINIYSDNDQNPQLLGVVLELLRFCLQNHTTYIKNYILSNNLLSRILVLMSSKHTFLVLCALRFMRQMIGFKDEIYNLYIMRKNLFEPVINAFLRNGKRYNMLNSAIIELFEFIRVENIKSLIAYIVKNFFTAFDSVEYVQTFKGLKIKFEEQKERESHVRRNLHDIIYEKLYFRHMKAMEVKVKEEMCPRVNTEAVLPLKVDFLRSYDTFMQTKETSEDEVERSEENSFEFDCSSQSEASARRMSRPLHCCMRIPLVDYSDDEDDDDSDDNQDDEEEEEEPPPKRPNLGS, encoded by the coding sequence ATGGATGGTGGATTTCATAGTGTAAAAGTCTATACCATGAAAGAAGATGAGCAATGGGAGCTTATATGCTCGGGTCAAATTTCCACCAAATACATCGGACGGCTTGAGAGTGTATGCTTACTTGTTCATTCAGAATTAGATGGCTCTCGGCTAATAGAGAGCAAAATTAATCCTGATGTGACCTATAAGAAATACCAAACGAATTTAATTATTTGGACTGACGCTAATAACAAAACTATGGCACTATGTTTCTCAGAGCCAGATGGCTGTCAAGATATCTGGAATGATATCTGCCAGGCTCTAGGTAAAGACCCAAGCGACTCGATCCCTCAAGAGCTTACAGAGGAGAATGACAATTTTCAAGAACTGTCCCAGATTGAGAATCTGTTTCAGATGCCGAATTGTGAACTAGGCAAACTTGACAACATTGCAGATTTATTTAATATTGTAGAAGAATCGCCCTGCCTCAAGGAACGGCTGGCTCTGCTCTTGGAAAGTGAAGATTACATCAAAAAGTTGCTCGAGATGTTCCACACTTGCGAGGAACAGCAGAACATGGAAAGTTTACAGGTTTTACATGTCATTATTAAAGGAATCTTATTTCTCAACAATTCACgtttatttaatattatgttttctgAGGAATATGTCATGGATGTAATAGGATGCCTTGAGTACGACCCTAGTTTGGATCAGCCATATCAGCACAGGAAATTCTTGACCGAAAGTGCAAAATTCAAAGAAGTTATGCCAATAACACACTCTAAACTTAAGCAAAAAATACACCAGACTTACAGAATGCAATATATTCATGACATTCTATTACCTGTATCAACCAAATTTCAAGAGGATTGGCTTTCTGATcttacaagttttattttttccaataaaattgaaataattagCATGCTGCATGAAGATGAAATGTTTTTGTATGAAGCTTTTCGTGAGTTAAAAGATACCACTGTCAGTGATGAAAGACGGAGtgaattgttatttttctttaaggagtTCTTTGAATTTGCTAAGATATTAAGTTTTCATAAGAAGGATGTGTTACTGAAAACAGTGATAAAGCTAGGAATTATGAGTGCTCTGAAAGTTTCAGTATGTATACAAGACAACCAAATAAAAGTAGCTGCTCTAGATATATTTACTTATCTAGTAGAATTTAATCCACGAATAGTCCGAGTGTATGCAGTGGAAGAAGCTGAGGACAGTGAAAATGAGGATGACCTTCTCCTCAATATAATGATCAAACAAATCATCTGTGATCCTGATCCCGAATCTTCTCATGTTTTAAGTTTGACAGCAGTTCTCCGTGCTCTTCTTGACCCGCAAAACATGTTTGTAACAGCTAATAGATATGAAAGAAGAGAATTTCTGAATTACTTCTATGGGCATTGCATAGATAAGTTGGCAGCACCAATTTTGTCTATCACAGGACAAAATGATAGTGGTGATAACATAATCAACATCTATTCTGATAATGACCAAAATCCACAATTGCTTGGAGTAGTTTTGGAATTGCTCAGGTTTTGCTTACAAAACCACACAACCTATatcaaaaattatattttgagcAACAACTTGCTCAGCAGAATCTTGGTGCTGATGAGTTCAAAGCAcacttttcttgttttgtgtgcTCTGAGATTTATGAGACAGATGATTGGCTTTAAAGATGAAATTTATAATCTTTACATAATGAGGAAAAATCTTTTTGAACCTGTTATAAATGCTTTTCTTCGTAATGGAAAACGATACAATATGTTAAACTCAGCTATTATTGAACTATTTGAATTTATTAGAGTGGAAAACATCAAGTCTCTTATTGCATACATTGTGAAAAATTTTTTTACGGCTTTTGATTCAGTTGAGTATGTCCAGACATTTAAAggtttgaaaattaaatttgaagaacagaaggaaagagaaagtcatGTAAGAAGAAACTTACatgatataatatatgagaaatTATACTTCAGACATATGAAAGCTATGGAGGTAAAAGTCAAGGAGGAAATGTGTCCCAGAGTAAATACTGAAGCTGTTCTGCCATTGAAAGTGGACTTTCTACGTTCTTATGACACGTTTATGCAAACAAAAGAGACAAGTGAAGATGAAGTAGAACGGTCAGAAGAAAATTCATTTGAATTTGACTGTTCATCTCAGTCTGAGGCTTCTGCTAGAAGAATGAGTAGGCCACTACACTGTTGCATGAGGATTCCATTAGTGGACTACTCCGATGATGAAGATGACGATGACAGTGATGATAATCAGgatgatgaagaggaagaagaagaacctCCCCCCAAAAGACCTAATCTTGGTTCATAA